Proteins encoded in a region of the Diospyros lotus cultivar Yz01 chromosome 9, ASM1463336v1, whole genome shotgun sequence genome:
- the LOC127809700 gene encoding LOW QUALITY PROTEIN: pentatricopeptide repeat-containing protein ELI1, chloroplastic-like (The sequence of the model RefSeq protein was modified relative to this genomic sequence to represent the inferred CDS: deleted 1 base in 1 codon), giving the protein MYSATLSTSPSLPTAFAANRSSLPPACIATTSTNKHHRPLSPEKLALLIDKSKTTGQLLQIHAFLIRQGFDDHPILAFKLQRSYASLGRLDYCVELFDRTQNPNVFFYTAIIHGHAFNDLHDQALHFYVRMLTQGVEPNAFTFSAVLKSCPLNAGKAIHSQAIKFGFDSDTYVGTALVDVYSKGGDVMSARHLFEAISERSLVSLTAMITCYSKHGDVDGARLLFDRMIERDVVCWNVMIDGYAQHGRPNEALALFRKMLLGKVKANEVTLVAVLSACGQLGALELGRWVHSYIANNRIQLSCQLGTALVDMYSKCGALEDAHLVFDMIKDKDVVAWNSMIVGYAMHGFTQDALRLFHNMCRTGLQPTDITFIGILSACAHAGSVSEGWRFFHLMKEEHRIQPKIEHYGCMVNLLGRAGHLDEAYELVKNLEIDPDPVLWGTLLGACRLHGNIGLGEEIAEFLVNQNLASSGTYVLLSNMYAAARNWDGVAKVRALMKGSGVQKEPGCSSIEVNNKVHEFLAGDMKHPKSKEIYMMLEEINEWLKAHGYTPQTDIVLHDIGEREKKRSLEVHSERLAIAFGLISTQPGATVKIVKNLRVCPDCHAVTKLISKITGRKIVVRDRSRFHQFVNGSCSCGDYW; this is encoded by the exons ATGTACTCGGCTACTCTCTCCACTTCCCCGTCACTGCCAACCGCCTTCGCCGCCAATCGGTCTTCCCTACCGCCGGCCTGTATAGCCACCACCTCCACCAACAAGCACCACCGCCCTCTATCGCCGGAGAAGCTCGCATTGCTGATCGACAAATCCAAAACTACC GGGCAACTCCTCCAAATCCACGCTTTCCTTATCCGCCAGGGATTCGACGACCACCCAATCCTGGCCTTCAAGCTGCAGCGCTCTTACGCCTCTCTCGGCCGCCTCGATTACTGCGTCGAGCTCTTCGACCGAACCCAGAACCCAAATGTCTTCTTCTACACCGCCATTATCCACGGCCATGCTTTCAACGATCTCCACGACCAAGCCCTTCATTTCTACGTCCGTATGCTGACCCAAGGCGTCGAGCCTAATGCGTTCACCTTCTCAGCCGTGCTAAAATCCTGCCCTCTTAATGCAGGGAAAGCCATTCATTCTCAAGCAAtcaaatttggatttgattCCGACACGTATGTCGGAACCGCTCTCGTTGATGTTTATTCCAAAGGAGGGGATGTGATGTCCGCCCGCCATCTGTTCGAGGCAATTTCCGAGAGAAGTTTGGTTTCTTTGACAGCGATGATAACTTGCTATTCGAAGCACGGGGATGTGGATGGGGCGAGATTGTTGTTTGATAGGATGATAGAGAGGGATGTGGTATGCTGGAATGTGATGATTGATGGCTATGCACAACATGGGAGGCCAAATGAGGCTTTGGCCCTCTTTAGGAAAATGTTGTTGGGGAAAGTGAAAGCTAATGAAGTAACTCTGGTGGCAGTGCTCTCTGCTTGTGGGCAGCTTGGGGCGCTGGAGTTGGGCAGGTGGGTTCACTCTTACATTGCCAACAATAGGATTCAGTTAAGCTGTCAGTTGGGTACTGCTCTGGTTGACATGTATAGCAAATGTGGTGCTTTGGAGGATGCGCATTTGGTTTTTGATATGATTAAGGACAAGGATGTTGTTGCCTGGAATTCAATGATTGTTGGGTACGCAATGCATGGATTCACCCAAGATGCTTTGCGGTTGTTCCATAACATGTGTAGAACAGGACTTCAACCTACTGATATAACATTTATAGGCATTCTAAGTGCTTGTGCTCATGCAGGCTCAGTCTCAGAGGGATGGAGATTTTTCCATTTAATGAAAGAAGAACATAGGATCCAACCGAAGATCGAGCACTATGGATGCATGGTAAATCTACTTGGCCGTGCAGGGCATTTGGATGAAGCATATGAACTTGTCAAGAACTTGGAGATTGACCCAGATCCTGTGTTGTGGGGAACATTGCTGGGTGCCTGTAGGCTTCATGGAAACATTGGACTGGGAGAGGAAATTGCAGAGTTCCTGGTTAATCAGAACCTTGCAAGTTCAGGAACTTATGTTCTTCTCTCTAATATGTATGCTGCAGCACGCAATTGGGATGGGGTGGCAAAGGTGAGAGCTTTAATGAAAGGCAGTGGAGTACAGAAGGAGCCAGGTTGCAGTTCAATTGAGGTGAACAACAAGGTTCATGAGTTCCTTGCTGGGGATATGAAGCACCCAAAAAGCAAAGAAATCTATATGATGCTTGAAGAGATAAATGAGTGGCTTAAGGCCCATGGCTATACCCCACAGACAGACATTGTGCTACATGATATtggagaaagggagaagaagcGATCGCTTGAAGTTCACAGTGAGAGATTGGCTATTGCTTTCGGACTGATTAGCACTCAACCAGGTGCCACAGTCAAGATTGTGAAGAACCTTAGGGTCTGTCCAGATTGTCATGCTGTGACAAAGCTAATTTCGAAGATCACAGGGCGTAAGATTGTGGTGAGGGATCGAAGCCGGTTCCATCAGTTTGTAAATGGTTCATGTTCTTGTGGGGATTACTGGTAA